A genomic region of Raphanus sativus cultivar WK10039 chromosome 6, ASM80110v3, whole genome shotgun sequence contains the following coding sequences:
- the LOC108810150 gene encoding probable inactive purple acid phosphatase 14: protein MERTLAFLCVSLICLSLSVSPVDAYGRSQLRFNSNGRFKILQVSDMHYGFGKETQCSNVTPEESPYCSDLNTTSFIQRTIASEKPDLIVFSGDNVNGMCESGDAAKSMDMAFAPAIEAKIPWVAILGNHDQESDMTRETLMKYIVKMPYTLSEVNPFGSWLYPIDGFGNYNLQIEGPFGSPLFFKSLLNLYMLDGGDYVKLDGFAFSYDWVKSSQVNWYEHASKWLEMEHKKWPFPQNSTAPGLVYLHIPVPEFKQFSTPSYGVTGVRQEQTSSPPINSGLFTKLVERGEVKGVFSGHDHVNDFCATLNGVNLCYAGGAGYHGYGKTGWARRVRVVEAQLEKTKYGRWGAVDKITTWKRLDDKNHSLIDTQLLWSKNTSK from the exons ATGGAAAGAACACTAGCCTTTTTATGTGTTTCTTTGATCTGCCTAAGTCTCTCGGTTTCACCTGTAGACGCCTACGGTAGAAGCCAACTTCGGTTTAATTCAAATGGCCGGTTTAAAATTCTGCAAGTGTCAGATATGCACTACGGTTTTGGCAAAGAGACGCAATGCTCAAACGTAACACCGGAAGAAAGTCCTTACTGCTCTGATCTCAACACCACCTCCTTCATACAACGCACTATCGCTTCCGAGAAACCCGATCTCATCGTCTTCTCCG GAGACAACGTAAATGGAATGTGCGAGTCGGGTGACGCGGCGAAATCAATGGACATGGCATTTGCTCCGGCGATCGAAGCGAAGATTCCATGGGTGGCCATTCTTGGGAATCACGACCAAGAATCAGACATGACAAGAGAAACATTGATGAAGTACATCGTGAAAATGCCTTACACGTTGTCTGAAGTTAACCCTTTCGGTTCTTGGCTATATCCCATCGATGGCTTCGGGAACTACAATCTACAAATCGAGGGTCCTTTTGGGTCGCCTCTCTTCTTTAAATCCCTTCTCAATCTTTATATGCTTGATGGTGGAGATTACGTTAAACTCGATGGGTTTGCTTTTAGTTATGATTGGGTTAAGTCCTCTCAAGTGAACTGGTATGAGCACGCTTCCAAATGGCTAGAG ATGGAACACAAGAAATGGCCATTTCCACAGAATAGTACGGCACCGGGGTTGGTTTACCTCCACATTCCAGTACCCGAATTCAAACAGTTCAGCACACCGTCATATGGAGTGACTGGAGTGAGACAAGAACAGACATCTTCTCCACCTATCAACTCAGGTTTATTCACCAAACTTGTCGAAAGAGGTGAGGTCAAAGGTGTTTTCAGCGGTCACGACCACGTTAACGACTTCTGTGCCACACTTAATGGAGTCAACCTTTGTTACGCTGGTGGTGCCGG GTATCATGGGTACGGAAAGACTGGATGGGCAAGGAGAGTAAGAGTAGTTGAAGCTCAGCTTGAGAAGACTAAGTATGGAAGGTGGGGAGCCGTTGATAAAATTACAACGTGGAAACGACTCGATGATAAGAATCATTCTTTGATTGACACTCAACTTCTTTGGTCCAAGAACACAAGTAAGTAA
- the LOC108806753 gene encoding uncharacterized protein C594.04c — protein sequence MNRNLRNAIIAFLAPLPSIVFYLSFLRSYSSTSEPELSYIHSWCSNHPLLLANLLFFFNVNFLFWVIGLLQSSHWMIDVYWTVIPVMLVHYFATHPLGQYNKWRSMIVVILTWVWSVRLTHNYFRRENWEWGAREDWRFNDLRKQYGKHWWWLSFFSVYVSQQIFLIGICLPLYTIHAVDAPLNIWDFVSSAICLTGIVMAYFADTQLHEFVTGNQKLKEQGKPKIPNLDTGLWYYSRHPNYLGEQLWWWGLVVFAWNLGQGWTLIGALVNTLCLVYVTILVERRMVKQEYRAEAYRAYQKTTSVWIPWFKKSQVTAASKDKNT from the exons ATGAATCGTAACTTAAGAAACGCCATTATTGCATTCCTTGCTCCACTCCCTTCGATCGTCTTCTACCTTTCCTTTCTCCGTAGCTACTCTTCAACCTCCGAACCCGAGCTCTCCTACATTCATTCATGGTGTTCGAATCACCCGCTTCTTCTCGCaaaccttctcttcttcttcaacgtCAATTTCCTCTTCTGGGTCATCGGTTTACTCCAATCCAGCCACTGG ATGATCGATGTGTATTGGACTGTGATACCCGTAATGCTGGTTCACTACTTCGCGACGCATCCGTTGGGACAGTACAACAAGTGGAGATCCATGATTGTCGTGATCCTGACATGGGTTTGGAGTGTTCGGTTGACTCATAACTACTTCCGGCGGGAAAATTGGGAGTGGGGTGCGAGAGAAGACTGGAGGTTCAACGACTTACGGAAACAGTACGGGAAACACTGGTGGTGGCTCTCGTTCTTCTCCGTCTACGTTTCTCAGCAG ATCTTCCTCATTGGGATTTGTCTACCTTTATACACCATCCACGCCGTTGATGCGCCTTTGAATATTTGGGACTTCGTTTCCTCGGCTATCTGTTTAACGGGTATTGTCATGGCCTACTTCGCCGACACGCAGCTCCACGAGTTTGTAACCGGAAACCAGAAGCTGAAGGAGCAAGGGAAGCCCAAAATCCCCAATCTAGACACGGGTTTGTGGTATTACTCAAGGCATCCTAATTACTTGGGTGAACAGTTGTGGTGGTGGGGTTTGGTCGTGTTTGCTTGGAACCTTGGGCAAGGATGGACTTTGATAGGTGCGTTGGTCAATACTCTGTGTCTAGTCTATGTAACAATCCTTGTAGAGCGTCGGATGGTGAAACAAGAATACAGAGCTGAAGCTTATAGAGCGTATCAGAAGACAACTTCTGTGTGGATTCCATGGTTCAAGAAGTCTCAGGTTACTGCGGCCAGTAAAGATAAGAACACTTGA